Proteins from one Pontibacter korlensis genomic window:
- a CDS encoding 3-hydroxyanthranilate 3,4-dioxygenase, which yields MAIQRAFNFKQWIEEHRHLLKPPVGNQQVFKGNDDFIVMVVGGPNARKDYHYDEGEEFFYQLEGDIVLKIIEDGKQVDIPIKEGEIFLLPPRVPHSPQRPANTVGLVMERYRKPGEKDGFLWFCEHCGNKLYEEYADVTDIVAQLPVIMSHFWDSMEHRTCKQCGEVMDPPAKPA from the coding sequence ATGGCTATACAACGAGCTTTTAATTTTAAGCAGTGGATTGAAGAGCACCGCCACCTGCTAAAACCCCCGGTAGGTAACCAGCAGGTGTTCAAGGGCAACGATGACTTTATTGTAATGGTAGTGGGTGGCCCTAACGCCCGTAAAGACTACCATTATGATGAAGGAGAAGAGTTCTTCTATCAGCTGGAGGGAGATATCGTTTTAAAAATTATTGAAGACGGCAAACAAGTGGATATCCCAATCAAAGAAGGAGAGATCTTCCTGCTTCCACCGCGTGTGCCGCACTCTCCGCAGCGCCCTGCTAACACTGTGGGCTTGGTAATGGAGCGCTACCGCAAACCCGGCGAGAAAGATGGCTTCTTGTGGTTCTGCGAGCACTGCGGCAATAAGCTTTACGAGGAGTATGCCGATGTAACCGATATTGTAGCGCAGCTGCCAGTAATCATGAGCCACTTCTGGGACAGCATGGAACACCGGACGTGCAAACAGTGTGGCGAAGTAATGGATCCACCGGCCAAACCTGCATAA
- a CDS encoding amidohydrolase family protein yields the protein MPDTTPILTADNLLKIDIHTHILPAKWPNLRERYGYGGFIRLEHHKPCCARMMMDDKFFREIQDNCWDPKVRMHECSRHKVGVQVLSTVPVMFSYWAKPEHTYDLSQMLNDHIAGIVADYPDRFVGLGTLPMQAPDLAIKELERCMRELGMAGVQIGTHINDWNLEAPELFPVFQAAEELGAAIFVHPWDMIGQKKMKKYWLPWLVGMPAETSVAICSMIFGGVLERLPKLRVAFAHGGGSFPATIGRIAHGFEVRPDLCAVDNNINPREYLGKFYVDSLVHDPAALEYLVSLVGANSIALGTDYPFPLGELEPGKLIEAMPYDMATKERMLSGTALEWLNLSKERFIKEAPSLLSPKEF from the coding sequence ATGCCAGACACTACGCCTATACTTACTGCTGATAACCTGCTGAAGATCGACATCCATACGCATATTCTGCCCGCAAAATGGCCGAACCTGCGGGAGCGTTATGGCTATGGCGGCTTTATCCGTCTGGAGCACCACAAGCCCTGCTGCGCCCGCATGATGATGGACGATAAGTTCTTTCGGGAGATACAGGACAATTGCTGGGATCCCAAAGTGCGCATGCATGAGTGCAGCCGACATAAGGTAGGGGTGCAGGTGCTTAGCACTGTGCCCGTAATGTTCAGCTACTGGGCCAAGCCGGAACATACCTACGATCTGTCGCAGATGCTTAACGACCACATTGCCGGTATTGTGGCTGATTATCCCGATCGCTTTGTAGGCCTCGGTACGTTACCAATGCAAGCCCCCGATTTAGCTATAAAAGAGTTGGAGCGCTGCATGAGGGAGCTAGGCATGGCGGGGGTGCAGATTGGTACCCACATCAACGACTGGAACCTGGAGGCACCGGAGCTGTTTCCTGTCTTTCAGGCCGCTGAAGAGTTGGGCGCAGCCATTTTTGTGCACCCCTGGGATATGATAGGGCAGAAGAAGATGAAAAAGTACTGGCTGCCCTGGCTGGTGGGCATGCCTGCCGAAACAAGTGTGGCTATCTGTTCCATGATCTTTGGCGGAGTGCTGGAGCGTCTGCCGAAGCTGCGGGTGGCTTTTGCCCATGGTGGAGGCTCCTTCCCGGCAACCATCGGCCGCATTGCCCACGGCTTTGAGGTGCGCCCCGATCTCTGTGCCGTCGATAACAACATAAACCCCCGGGAGTACCTGGGCAAGTTCTATGTGGACTCGCTGGTACACGACCCTGCAGCGCTGGAGTACCTGGTGAGCCTTGTTGGAGCTAACAGTATTGCCCTTGGCACTGACTACCCTTTTCCGCTTGGAGAACTAGAGCCTGGAAAATTGATTGAAGCAATGCCTTATGACATGGCTACCAAGGAGCGCATGCTGAGCGGTACTGCCCTGGAGTGGCTAAACCTGAGCAAGGAGCGTTTCATAAAAGAGGCACCATCTCTACTCTCTCCGAAAGAGTTTTAA
- a CDS encoding SDR family oxidoreductase — protein MDLNLKNKHALVCGSTQGIGKAVAVELAQLGANVTLVARNEQKLQQVVTELDTQQGQKHDYIVADFTNPYELNISVQAYLKAQQEVHILVNNTGGPPGGPITEAISDEFVAAFNQHLIANHLLAKAVIPYMKEAKYGRIINIISTSVKQPLNGLGVSNTIRGAVASWAKTMANELGPHGITVNNVLPGSTNTGRITSLIESKASKTGKSQEEVRQEMEAEIPARRFAEPEEVAAAAAFLATPAAAYINGINVPVDGGRTGCL, from the coding sequence ATGGATTTAAACCTGAAGAACAAACACGCCCTGGTGTGTGGCAGCACACAGGGTATCGGCAAAGCCGTAGCCGTAGAGCTGGCGCAATTAGGAGCTAATGTTACACTGGTAGCTCGTAACGAGCAGAAACTACAGCAGGTAGTTACTGAACTAGATACACAGCAAGGCCAGAAGCACGATTACATTGTTGCTGACTTTACAAACCCCTACGAGTTGAACATTAGCGTGCAGGCTTACCTGAAGGCACAGCAGGAAGTGCACATCCTGGTAAACAATACCGGAGGCCCTCCCGGTGGCCCCATCACAGAGGCGATCAGCGATGAGTTTGTGGCCGCTTTCAACCAGCACCTGATAGCAAACCACCTGTTGGCTAAAGCCGTGATACCTTATATGAAAGAGGCAAAGTATGGCCGCATCATTAACATCATCAGCACTTCTGTAAAGCAGCCGCTAAATGGTTTGGGTGTATCAAACACCATTCGTGGGGCGGTGGCTAGCTGGGCAAAAACCATGGCTAATGAATTGGGGCCTCACGGTATCACTGTGAACAACGTTCTGCCTGGCTCTACCAACACTGGTCGCATCACTTCGCTAATTGAGAGCAAGGCGAGCAAAACTGGAAAAAGCCAGGAGGAGGTACGCCAGGAGATGGAAGCAGAGATTCCTGCACGCCGGTTTGCAGAACCCGAAGAAGTGGCCGCTGCAGCAGCATTTCTGGCTACACCTGCCGCAGCTTACATCAACGGCATTAATGTGCCAGTAGACGGCGGACGAACAGGGTGTTTATAG
- a CDS encoding cation:proton antiporter, with protein MDNYIVTITVIGLAALSMTWIPNLMERTFISYPIVFLLLGVVIYLLPLGLPTPDPIWREDYVVRLTELSVIISLMGTSLKIRRKFGLKRWRIPLRLVSITMLLCIAALALLGWGILGFSVAGAVLLGAVLAPTDPVLAEQVQVGPPDDKEEDVVRFSLTAEAGLNDGSAFPFTWLAVVLAVSAGTGSEWLQDWLLRDLLYRIVAGAGAGYLIGKGLAYLVFKLPKKTNFPKAQHGFLALSATLVTYGITELLHGYGFIAVFVAGLTLSGVEEENEYNMEMHDFINQVERIIMVILLILFGGSLVTGILDYLTWQGALVGLAFLFIIRPITAYPSMLGTYSTIKEKLAVCFFGIRGIGSFFYLSFALDEVDFAEANELWSIVAFIVMVSIVLHGLTAARAIRTLDRERIKSGRPIPDSDQTPEEIY; from the coding sequence ATGGATAATTATATAGTAACCATAACCGTGATAGGGTTAGCGGCTCTCTCCATGACCTGGATACCCAACCTCATGGAACGGACGTTTATCTCATATCCTATCGTGTTTCTGTTGCTAGGCGTGGTCATATACCTGTTGCCTTTGGGCCTGCCTACTCCAGATCCTATCTGGAGGGAGGATTATGTGGTACGGCTTACTGAACTTAGTGTGATTATATCGTTGATGGGTACAAGCCTTAAAATAAGGCGGAAGTTCGGCCTGAAAAGGTGGCGCATTCCGTTACGGCTGGTAAGCATAACAATGCTGCTCTGTATAGCAGCTCTGGCCTTGCTGGGCTGGGGCATACTCGGCTTTTCTGTGGCTGGCGCTGTGCTGTTGGGCGCTGTGCTGGCACCAACTGACCCAGTGCTGGCAGAACAGGTACAGGTAGGGCCTCCTGATGATAAGGAAGAAGATGTGGTACGTTTTTCCTTAACGGCAGAAGCAGGTTTAAACGATGGCTCCGCCTTTCCTTTTACCTGGCTGGCAGTAGTGTTGGCTGTATCTGCCGGTACCGGAAGCGAGTGGCTGCAGGATTGGTTACTGCGTGATTTGCTCTACAGAATAGTGGCTGGCGCCGGCGCTGGTTACCTGATTGGAAAAGGCCTTGCTTATCTTGTCTTCAAGCTGCCTAAAAAGACAAACTTCCCGAAGGCTCAGCATGGCTTCCTGGCTCTTTCAGCCACACTAGTTACCTATGGTATAACCGAATTACTGCACGGCTACGGCTTTATTGCTGTGTTTGTGGCGGGGCTTACATTAAGCGGCGTTGAAGAGGAGAATGAGTACAACATGGAGATGCACGACTTCATAAACCAAGTAGAGCGCATCATTATGGTAATCCTGCTGATCCTGTTTGGAGGAAGTCTTGTAACAGGTATTTTAGACTACTTAACCTGGCAGGGGGCCTTAGTTGGGTTGGCTTTTCTGTTCATCATCCGGCCTATCACGGCTTACCCTAGCATGCTTGGCACCTACTCAACCATAAAAGAAAAACTGGCCGTCTGCTTTTTTGGCATTCGGGGCATAGGTTCCTTCTTTTACCTTTCATTTGCGCTGGACGAGGTTGATTTTGCGGAAGCCAACGAACTATGGTCTATTGTCGCATTTATCGTGATGGTATCAATCGTACTGCACGGCTTAACCGCCGCACGGGCCATACGGACGCTGGACCGGGAGCGCATTAAAAGCGGCCGCCCTATCCCCGACTCAGACCAAACTCCGGAAGAAATCTATTAA
- a CDS encoding FAD-dependent oxidoreductase has translation MTEKKNIAIMGAGLVGSLLSLYLAKRGHKVDLYERRPDLRKNVVDGGRSINLALSDRGWRALKSIGIEEEMRKVAVPMHGRMMHDEQGNLTFQPYGKEGQSIYSVSRSGLNAALMNISEPNPNITYHFSRQATDVDLRTNEIRLRNLETGNNETIQPDLLFGADGAYSVVRGAMQKTERYNYEQSYLEYGYKELSIPPTADGSWAIEKNALHIWPRGNYMMIALPNIDGSFTCTLFFPYEGERSFTTIKSEEGLMNFFNEVFPDAVPLMPDLAKEYFTNPVGSLVTIKCFPWSYQGKSLLIGDACHAVVPFYGQGMNAGFEDITVLDQMLDSFDGDDWQELFEAFEKQRKPNADAIAELAVLNFIEMRDKVADPRFLLRKKIESKISEQYPDRWITLYSMVTFSDLPYSYALETGRQQDEIMKKVMKHIKGIEDYNKPQVQKLLEKQLVKKEKLKKYAAAEV, from the coding sequence ATGACCGAGAAAAAGAATATTGCTATCATGGGAGCTGGTTTGGTAGGCTCGCTGCTGTCGCTGTACCTGGCTAAGCGCGGCCACAAGGTAGACCTGTATGAGCGCCGCCCCGACCTCCGAAAGAACGTTGTGGACGGTGGGCGCTCCATTAACCTTGCCCTCAGCGACCGTGGCTGGCGCGCCTTAAAAAGCATCGGCATAGAAGAAGAAATGCGTAAGGTAGCTGTACCCATGCATGGCCGCATGATGCACGACGAACAGGGAAACCTTACCTTTCAGCCCTATGGCAAAGAGGGGCAATCTATTTACTCCGTATCCAGGAGCGGCTTGAATGCGGCGCTCATGAACATCTCGGAGCCGAACCCCAACATTACTTACCACTTCAGCCGGCAGGCCACTGATGTAGACCTGCGCACTAACGAGATACGGCTGCGTAACCTGGAGACCGGCAATAACGAGACAATACAGCCTGATCTTCTCTTTGGCGCTGACGGGGCTTATTCTGTAGTGCGGGGAGCGATGCAGAAAACGGAGCGCTACAACTATGAGCAGAGTTATCTGGAGTATGGCTATAAGGAGCTTTCGATACCGCCCACTGCCGACGGAAGTTGGGCTATCGAGAAAAACGCTCTACACATTTGGCCGCGCGGCAACTACATGATGATTGCCCTGCCCAACATAGACGGCAGCTTTACCTGCACCCTTTTTTTTCCTTACGAAGGTGAGCGCTCCTTTACCACCATCAAGAGCGAAGAAGGCCTTATGAACTTCTTCAATGAAGTTTTTCCGGATGCTGTTCCGCTAATGCCTGATCTGGCAAAAGAGTATTTTACAAATCCAGTGGGCTCGTTGGTTACTATCAAATGCTTCCCGTGGAGCTACCAGGGCAAATCTTTATTGATAGGTGATGCCTGCCACGCAGTAGTGCCTTTTTACGGGCAAGGCATGAATGCCGGCTTCGAAGACATCACTGTACTGGATCAAATGCTGGATAGCTTTGATGGCGACGATTGGCAAGAGCTGTTTGAAGCTTTTGAGAAGCAACGCAAGCCTAATGCAGATGCCATTGCCGAGTTAGCTGTGCTCAACTTTATTGAAATGCGCGACAAGGTAGCAGATCCACGCTTCCTGCTCCGTAAGAAAATAGAGTCGAAAATATCAGAGCAATACCCCGATCGCTGGATTACGCTTTACTCTATGGTTACCTTCTCCGACCTGCCTTACTCCTATGCCCTCGAAACTGGCAGGCAGCAGGATGAGATCATGAAAAAGGTAATGAAGCACATCAAAGGCATAGAAGACTACAACAAACCGCAAGTACAGAAACTGCTGGAGAAGCAGCTTGTTAAAAAGGAGAAGCTAAAGAAATACGCTGCGGCAGAAGTATAG
- a CDS encoding chloride channel protein encodes MDFRRRRLAVTLRNQLNYPLQFNPFVFSKIFLLWVAIGIVGGVIAGLYWTVLEGFLHFLAPIQGLWVIPLMAAAGLLAGFIIHKLGDPGEMDLIVNNVRFKGGHLEPKNNPSMILSSWLCIASGGSAGPEAPLVQVVGSTGTWIAKKMKIRGEDLRSLTIAGMAAAFTALFGAPLGGTLFALEILHHKHVVEYYQALIPAFVASCSSYVIFILITHIGIGPTWNFPVYSAPELNDFFYAMLYALAGTAAGWLFIFTVRQCRSLFKRLRVPIYIKMMVGGLLIGTIAYYVPLSRYFSHDELNILLEEQTTLEFLLILLVAKILAISFTVTSGWRGGFIIPLFFVGATVGLIVNNLFPGQNLPLILVSCMAAINACVTRTPISTIILLSTLTGFHHFIPIMFASLTGFFLAPKTPLINAQLGVKE; translated from the coding sequence ATGGACTTTAGAAGAAGACGACTAGCTGTTACGCTTCGTAACCAGCTAAACTATCCTTTACAGTTTAATCCTTTTGTTTTCAGCAAGATTTTCCTGCTGTGGGTAGCTATTGGTATTGTTGGTGGTGTTATTGCAGGCCTTTACTGGACTGTATTGGAGGGATTTCTTCATTTCTTGGCTCCTATACAGGGGCTTTGGGTAATTCCGCTGATGGCTGCGGCAGGTTTGTTGGCAGGTTTCATCATCCATAAACTGGGAGACCCTGGCGAGATGGACCTCATCGTAAACAACGTACGCTTTAAAGGAGGGCACCTGGAGCCGAAAAATAACCCATCTATGATCTTATCGTCGTGGCTATGCATTGCCAGTGGCGGCAGCGCCGGACCAGAGGCACCTTTAGTACAAGTGGTAGGCTCTACAGGAACCTGGATCGCCAAAAAGATGAAAATAAGAGGCGAGGATCTTCGGTCTCTTACCATAGCCGGTATGGCTGCCGCGTTTACCGCACTATTCGGGGCACCGCTTGGCGGCACCTTGTTTGCCCTCGAAATTCTGCACCACAAGCACGTGGTGGAGTATTACCAGGCGCTTATACCGGCTTTCGTAGCCAGCTGCTCCAGCTATGTCATCTTTATACTTATCACGCATATTGGCATCGGCCCCACCTGGAACTTCCCGGTATACTCCGCTCCTGAGCTAAACGACTTTTTCTACGCCATGCTCTATGCTTTGGCAGGTACGGCTGCAGGTTGGCTGTTCATTTTTACCGTACGCCAGTGCCGCAGCTTGTTTAAGAGGTTGAGGGTTCCGATTTATATAAAGATGATGGTAGGAGGTTTATTGATCGGCACCATCGCCTACTATGTGCCCCTCTCCCGCTACTTCAGCCACGACGAGCTCAATATACTTTTAGAAGAACAAACAACGCTGGAGTTCCTGCTTATACTTTTGGTGGCTAAAATTCTGGCTATCAGCTTTACCGTTACCTCTGGCTGGCGGGGGGGCTTTATTATTCCGCTGTTCTTTGTGGGCGCTACCGTTGGTTTGATTGTGAACAACCTGTTTCCGGGCCAGAACCTGCCGCTTATACTTGTTAGCTGCATGGCTGCCATCAACGCCTGCGTTACGCGCACGCCCATTAGCACGATCATACTGCTTTCTACCTTAACAGGCTTCCATCACTTTATACCAATTATGTTTGCCAGCCTCACAGGCTTTTTCTTGGCTCCTAAAACGCCGCTTATCAATGCGCAGCTTGGGGTAAAGGAATAG
- a CDS encoding aldehyde dehydrogenase, translated as MKQIQNYINGQLVAPVAGQHIDNYNPATGEVYSLIPDSDEQDVERAAQAAQAAFPAWSKTPAEKRGRILMHIADLIDQHLDCLAEAESVDNGKPLKLARTVDIPRASSNMRFYGTAIQHFASEAHYMEGTEAINYTVRHPHGVAGCISPWNLPLYLFTWKIAPALAAGNCVVAKPSEVTPMTAYLLSELCIEAGLPAGVLNIVHGYGHKVGAAIVAHSEVPVISFTGGTKTGRAIAATAAPMFKKLSLELGGKNPNIIFADCDFNNALHTSIHSSFANQGQICLCGSRIFIELPLYETFRDAFVEKVKALTVGDPLEEGTKQGAVVSEQHMQKVLSYIELAKQEGGTILTGGHQVQVEGRCTKGWFIAPTVIEGLPYNCRTNTEEIFGPVVTLTPFDTEEEVIQYANCTDYGLSATIWTHNLQRAHRVAHQVHSGIIWINTWLLRDLRTPFGGMRNSGVGREGGFEALRFFTEPQNVCVKL; from the coding sequence ATGAAGCAGATCCAGAACTACATAAATGGCCAGTTAGTGGCGCCGGTAGCAGGGCAGCACATTGATAACTATAACCCGGCTACTGGCGAAGTATACTCGCTTATACCTGACTCTGATGAGCAGGATGTGGAGCGGGCGGCCCAGGCAGCACAGGCAGCTTTTCCGGCATGGTCTAAAACGCCAGCCGAGAAGCGTGGCCGTATTCTGATGCACATAGCAGACCTGATCGACCAGCACCTGGACTGCCTAGCTGAGGCTGAATCTGTGGATAACGGAAAACCGCTAAAGCTGGCGAGGACGGTAGATATACCACGTGCAAGCAGCAACATGCGTTTCTATGGTACGGCCATACAGCACTTTGCTTCAGAGGCGCATTATATGGAGGGCACAGAGGCCATTAACTATACTGTACGGCATCCGCATGGTGTGGCAGGCTGTATCTCGCCCTGGAACCTGCCTTTATACTTGTTTACCTGGAAAATTGCCCCTGCCCTGGCAGCTGGTAACTGTGTGGTAGCCAAGCCATCTGAGGTAACTCCCATGACGGCCTACCTGCTATCGGAGCTATGCATAGAGGCAGGACTACCTGCTGGTGTACTGAACATCGTGCACGGCTATGGTCATAAAGTTGGAGCTGCCATTGTGGCTCACTCTGAAGTACCGGTTATCTCCTTTACTGGGGGCACCAAAACAGGGCGAGCTATAGCAGCCACAGCAGCTCCTATGTTCAAGAAACTATCGCTGGAGTTGGGTGGCAAAAACCCAAACATCATCTTTGCTGATTGCGACTTCAACAACGCACTGCATACTTCCATCCACTCGTCGTTTGCCAACCAGGGGCAAATCTGTCTCTGTGGCTCCCGCATCTTCATTGAGCTGCCACTGTATGAGACGTTCCGGGATGCTTTTGTGGAGAAAGTAAAGGCCTTGACCGTAGGCGACCCGCTAGAGGAGGGTACCAAACAAGGAGCAGTGGTATCAGAGCAGCACATGCAGAAGGTACTGTCTTATATTGAACTGGCGAAACAGGAAGGCGGCACCATCCTTACAGGCGGCCACCAGGTGCAAGTAGAAGGGCGCTGCACCAAGGGCTGGTTTATCGCCCCCACCGTTATAGAAGGCCTGCCCTATAACTGCCGCACCAACACCGAAGAGATTTTTGGCCCTGTCGTTACCCTCACCCCTTTCGACACAGAAGAAGAAGTTATCCAGTACGCTAACTGCACCGACTACGGCCTCTCCGCCACCATCTGGACACATAACCTACAACGGGCACATCGCGTGGCACACCAGGTACACAGCGGCATTATCTGGATCAACACATGGCTCCTCCGCGACCTGCGCACGCCGTTCGGTGGCATGAGAAATTCCGGCGTAGGCCGAGAAGGTGGCTTTGAGGCACTGCGCTTCTTTACAGAGCCACAGAATGTTTGCGTGAAGCTGTAA
- a CDS encoding alpha-ketoglutarate-dependent dioxygenase AlkB family protein: MRDNPRNLQRLHLLDAEVYFAPDFIPASESNLYFERLMQEVGWQQESIRMFGRQLPMPRLTAWYGDKGYTYSGLHNKPQPWLPVLQELKEKVEKASNRKYNSVLLNLYRTGQDSMGWHADDEPELGQEPSIASLSFGGERRFAFKHRHRQDIIPLRIVLTHGSLLLMQGPTQHHWLHHIPKTTKAVQPRINLTFRYVMD, translated from the coding sequence ATGCGCGATAACCCTAGAAACCTGCAACGCCTACACCTACTTGATGCTGAGGTATACTTTGCCCCTGATTTTATACCTGCCTCAGAGAGCAATTTATACTTTGAGCGGCTGATGCAGGAGGTGGGCTGGCAGCAGGAAAGTATAAGGATGTTTGGCCGGCAGCTACCCATGCCCCGCCTCACAGCCTGGTACGGCGATAAGGGCTATACCTACTCTGGTCTGCACAACAAGCCGCAGCCATGGCTACCTGTGCTGCAGGAGCTAAAAGAAAAAGTAGAGAAAGCCAGCAACCGAAAGTATAACAGTGTCCTGCTAAACCTCTACCGAACCGGTCAGGACAGCATGGGCTGGCATGCAGACGATGAGCCGGAGCTGGGGCAGGAACCAAGTATAGCCAGCCTGAGCTTTGGCGGCGAGCGCCGTTTTGCCTTTAAGCACCGCCACCGCCAAGACATTATACCCCTTCGCATCGTCCTGACGCATGGTAGCTTACTACTCATGCAGGGCCCTACACAACACCACTGGCTTCATCATATCCCCAAAACTACCAAAGCCGTACAACCACGCATCAACCTTACATTCCGGTATGTGATGGACTAA
- a CDS encoding DUF4168 domain-containing protein yields MNLKLNLKGAALAALIFGATLAAPASMAQQATPQTQQTQPQNFSDADLKQFADASARLMVVQQESEKAMMGILEEEKLSVDKFNQMAQAHQQQKLNEVDATPEEMAAFNNAAQRMMEMQPTLQKDFETAIQKDGMSLEKYEQIMMAYRQDQTLQQRVDKLMQEKQ; encoded by the coding sequence ATGAACCTGAAGCTAAATCTTAAAGGCGCAGCCCTTGCCGCGCTTATATTTGGTGCTACCCTGGCAGCACCTGCCTCCATGGCACAACAAGCCACTCCCCAAACGCAGCAAACACAGCCTCAGAATTTTTCTGATGCAGATTTAAAGCAGTTTGCCGATGCTAGTGCACGCCTGATGGTGGTACAGCAGGAAAGCGAGAAAGCCATGATGGGAATTCTGGAGGAAGAAAAACTTAGTGTCGATAAATTTAACCAAATGGCACAGGCGCACCAGCAGCAGAAGCTTAACGAAGTAGATGCTACACCAGAAGAAATGGCTGCCTTCAACAACGCGGCACAACGCATGATGGAGATGCAGCCGACCCTGCAAAAAGACTTTGAGACTGCGATACAGAAAGACGGTATGTCACTTGAAAAGTATGAGCAGATTATGATGGCTTACCGCCAGGACCAGACACTACAACAGCGTGTAGACAAACTGATGCAAGAGAAGCAATAG
- a CDS encoding GNAT family N-acetyltransferase — protein MILSHPSFTTERLSLRLIEPADEAFILQGLSDVRVTEFYAVHYNTLEEVQEQMKFYADLIQRSTGMWWAFSLKSSGELIGACGLNNLEQEHQKAEIGYWLLPAYWGKGYVPEAARVLLNYGFGSLGLNRVEAIVEAGNTASERVLQKLGFTYEGRLREREIQHGHPVDLMYYGLSKKEWM, from the coding sequence ATGATCCTCAGCCACCCTAGCTTTACCACCGAGCGGCTTTCGCTGCGCCTAATTGAGCCTGCAGACGAGGCCTTTATACTTCAGGGGCTTTCGGATGTGAGGGTGACGGAGTTTTATGCGGTGCACTACAATACACTGGAGGAGGTGCAGGAGCAGATGAAGTTCTACGCAGACCTTATCCAGCGTAGCACAGGTATGTGGTGGGCCTTCTCGTTGAAGAGCAGCGGCGAATTAATTGGCGCCTGCGGCCTGAACAACCTGGAGCAGGAGCACCAAAAGGCTGAAATTGGATATTGGCTGTTGCCAGCATATTGGGGCAAGGGCTATGTACCAGAAGCTGCACGGGTCCTGCTAAACTATGGCTTTGGCAGCTTGGGGCTTAACCGCGTTGAGGCGATTGTAGAGGCTGGCAACACAGCTTCGGAAAGGGTGCTGCAGAAGCTTGGCTTTACCTACGAGGGCAGGCTGCGCGAGCGTGAAATCCAGCATGGCCACCCCGTCGATTTAATGTACTACGGACTTTCAAAGAAAGAATGGATGTAG